A single window of Helicobacter pylori DNA harbors:
- a CDS encoding DNA methyltransferase, with amino-acid sequence MHKVFIMEALECLKGIEKESIQTIYIDPPYNTKNSNFEYEDAHADYEKWIEEHLILAKAVLKQSGCIFISIDDNKMAEVKIIANEIFGMRNFLGTFITKQATRSNAKHINITHEYVLSYAKNKAFAPGFKILRTLLPIYAKPLKDLMRTIKNIFKQKGQAQAQLVLKEQIKELSQKEHFNFLKNYNLVDEKGEIYFAKDLSTPSNPRSVAIQEINLFLEPLKSRGWSSDEKLKELYYQNRLIFKNNRPYEKYYLKESQDNCLSVLDFYSRQGTKDLEKLGLKGLFKTPKPVGLIKYLLLCSTPKDSIILDFFAGSGTTAQAVIEVNRDYYLNWSFYLCQKEEKIKNNPQATSILKNKGYQNTISDIMLLRLEKIIKSHEYEILKTKSIVF; translated from the coding sequence TTGCATAAAGTTTTTATCATGGAAGCTTTGGAGTGTTTGAAAGGAATAGAAAAAGAAAGCATCCAAACAATCTATATAGACCCCCCTTATAACACTAAAAATTCTAACTTTGAATATGAAGACGCTCATGCTGACTATGAAAAATGGATTGAAGAACATTTGATTTTAGCAAAGGCTGTGTTAAAACAAAGTGGTTGTATTTTTATTTCTATAGATGATAATAAAATGGCTGAAGTTAAAATCATTGCCAATGAAATTTTTGGAATGCGCAATTTTTTAGGCACTTTTATCACTAAACAAGCCACAAGATCTAACGCTAAACACATCAATATTACCCATGAGTATGTTTTAAGCTACGCCAAAAATAAAGCGTTCGCTCCTGGTTTTAAAATCTTACGAACGCTTTTGCCCATTTATGCTAAACCCTTGAAAGATTTAATGCGAACGATTAAGAACATTTTCAAACAAAAAGGACAAGCTCAAGCCCAACTTGTCTTAAAAGAACAAATCAAAGAATTATCTCAAAAAGAACATTTTAATTTTTTAAAAAATTATAATTTGGTGGATGAAAAAGGTGAGATTTATTTCGCTAAAGATTTATCCACGCCTTCAAACCCACGCAGTGTAGCGATACAAGAAATCAATCTTTTTTTAGAACCCTTAAAAAGCAGAGGGTGGAGCAGCGATGAAAAGCTTAAGGAGTTATATTATCAAAACAGGCTTATTTTTAAGAACAATCGCCCTTATGAAAAATACTACCTAAAAGAATCGCAAGATAATTGTTTGAGCGTGTTGGATTTTTATAGCCGACAAGGCACAAAAGATTTAGAAAAATTAGGCTTAAAGGGGCTTTTTAAGACGCCAAAACCTGTAGGATTGATTAAATATTTATTACTATGTTCCACCCCTAAAGATTCTATTATTTTAGATTTTTTTGCAGGTAGCGGGACAACAGCGCAAGCGGTTATAGAAGTTAATAGGGATTATTATTTGAACTGGTCTTTTTACTTGTGCCAAAAAGAAGAAAAAATTAAAAATAACCCGCAAGCTACTAGCATTTTAAAAAACAAGGGGTATCAAAACACGATTTCAGACATCATGCTGTTGCGTTTAGAGAAGATCATCAAAAGCCACGAATACGAAATTTTAAAAACAAAATCTATTGTATTTTAA
- a CDS encoding MotE family protein: MRKILLMGLILQALFGEEAAQELLQCSAIFESKKAELKDDLRRLSEKEQSLRILQTENARLLDEKTDLLNQKEKEVEEKLKNLAAKEEAFKTLQTEEKKRLKNLIEENEGILREIKQAKDSKIGETYSKMKDSKSALILENLPTQNALEILMALKPQELGKILAKMDPKKAAALTELWQKPPRENKESQKTTEPTPASAPPIAPTPLKEPIIKDPNTKEPAGV, translated from the coding sequence ATGCGTAAAATTTTGTTAATGGGCTTGATTTTACAAGCGCTCTTTGGCGAAGAAGCCGCGCAAGAATTGTTGCAATGCTCTGCGATTTTTGAATCTAAAAAAGCCGAATTAAAAGACGATTTGCGCCGATTGAGCGAAAAAGAGCAGTCTTTAAGGATCTTGCAAACCGAAAACGCCCGCCTTTTAGATGAAAAAACCGATCTGTTGAACCAAAAAGAAAAAGAAGTGGAAGAAAAACTGAAAAATCTAGCCGCTAAAGAAGAAGCCTTTAAAACCTTACAAACGGAAGAAAAAAAACGCCTTAAAAATTTGATAGAAGAAAACGAAGGCATTTTGAGAGAAATCAAGCAGGCTAAAGACAGCAAGATTGGCGAGACTTATTCTAAAATGAAAGATTCTAAATCGGCTCTGATTTTAGAAAATTTACCCACTCAAAACGCCTTAGAAATTTTAATGGCTTTAAAACCTCAAGAATTAGGCAAAATTTTAGCCAAAATGGATCCTAAAAAAGCGGCGGCTTTGACAGAGTTGTGGCAAAAACCCCCACGAGAAAATAAAGAAAGCCAAAAAACCACAGAGCCTACACCAGCATCCGCGCCCCCTATAGCGCCCACGCCTTTAAAAGAGCCGATCATAAAAGATCCTAACACCAAAGAGCCTGCAGGGGTATGA
- a CDS encoding flagellar export protein FliJ, whose amino-acid sequence MKKFASVLVQLKTLALEKIERKLESKRLELQQNEREVLDKQAQLSAFKNPELGGMSLFLQTQQLKSALRMEIEYYQQEGENLTKDLKVLEKDYLLANQELEKAKIILENEKQKEKEILEKKEQALLDENAMILHWQKGGLHA is encoded by the coding sequence ATGAAAAAATTCGCTTCTGTGTTGGTGCAATTAAAAACCCTTGCGTTAGAAAAAATAGAGCGAAAGCTTGAAAGCAAGCGTTTAGAATTGCAACAAAACGAGCGAGAAGTTTTGGACAAACAAGCCCAGTTGAGCGCGTTTAAAAACCCTGAGTTGGGGGGAATGAGCCTTTTTTTACAAACCCAGCAATTAAAAAGCGCTCTAAGAATGGAGATAGAATATTACCAACAAGAGGGCGAGAATTTAACTAAGGATTTAAAAGTTTTAGAAAAAGATTATCTTTTGGCTAACCAGGAATTAGAAAAAGCTAAAATCATTTTAGAAAATGAAAAGCAAAAAGAAAAGGAAATTTTGGAAAAAAAAGAGCAGGCTCTTTTGGACGAAAACGCCATGATTTTACACTGGCAAAAAGGGGGCTTGCATGCGTAA
- the rseP gene encoding RIP metalloprotease RseP: MMFIVAVLMLAFLIFVHELGHFTIARICGVKVEVFSIGFGKKLCFFKLFGTQFALSLIPLGGYVKLKGMDKEENEANEENETNDSYAQKSPFQKLWILFGGAFFNFLFAILVYFFLALSGEKVLLPVIGGLEKNALEAGLLKGDKILSINHQKIASFREIRSVVVHSQGELVLEIERNHQILEKRLTPKIVAMISESNDPNEMIRYKAIGIKPDMQKTGVVSYSVFQAFEKALSRFKEGVVLIVDSLRRLIMGSASVKELSGVVGIVGALSHANSLSMLLLFGAFLSINLGILNLLPIPALDGAQMLGVVFKNIFHIALPTPIQNALWLAGVGFLVFIMFLGLFNDLTRLL; the protein is encoded by the coding sequence ATGATGTTCATTGTAGCGGTTTTGATGCTGGCGTTTTTAATCTTTGTCCATGAATTAGGGCATTTCACTATCGCTAGGATTTGTGGGGTGAAGGTAGAAGTGTTTAGCATTGGTTTTGGTAAAAAACTCTGTTTTTTTAAGCTTTTTGGCACGCAATTCGCTTTGTCTTTAATCCCGCTTGGGGGCTATGTGAAATTAAAAGGCATGGATAAAGAAGAAAATGAAGCGAATGAGGAAAATGAGACGAATGATAGCTACGCACAAAAAAGCCCTTTTCAAAAGCTATGGATACTATTTGGGGGGGCGTTTTTTAATTTTCTTTTTGCGATTTTAGTGTATTTTTTTCTGGCATTGAGCGGGGAAAAAGTCTTACTGCCCGTCATTGGCGGTTTAGAAAAAAACGCGCTAGAGGCCGGGCTGTTAAAGGGGGATAAAATCCTTTCTATCAACCATCAAAAAATAGCGAGTTTTAGAGAGATTAGAAGCGTAGTGGTGCATTCTCAAGGTGAGTTGGTTTTAGAAATAGAGCGCAACCATCAGATTTTAGAAAAACGACTGACCCCCAAAATCGTAGCGATGATAAGCGAATCTAATGATCCTAATGAAATGATCCGGTATAAAGCGATAGGCATCAAGCCGGACATGCAAAAAACAGGCGTTGTCTCTTATTCCGTGTTTCAAGCGTTTGAAAAGGCTTTGAGTCGGTTTAAAGAGGGCGTTGTTTTGATTGTGGATTCTTTAAGGCGTTTGATTATGGGGAGTGCTTCAGTTAAGGAATTGAGTGGGGTGGTAGGCATTGTGGGAGCGTTAAGCCATGCCAATAGTTTGAGCATGCTTTTGTTGTTTGGGGCGTTTTTGTCTATCAATTTAGGGATTTTAAACTTACTACCCATCCCCGCCTTAGATGGGGCGCAAATGCTAGGGGTTGTTTTTAAAAATATTTTTCATATCGCTTTGCCAACACCCATACAAAATGCGTTGTGGCTAGCGGGGGTGGGTTTTTTGGTTTTTATCATGTTTTTAGGGCTTTTCAATGACCTCACTCGTTTACTATAA
- a CDS encoding ABC transporter permease, which translates to MIVSSLFKMRILSFKKNKRAVFSLYLFIALLALSLLAPLWVNDRPLFIYKDNKAYFPMFKNYAEVEFGGDFFTPTDYNDPYVKNTLLKDAFIIHALIPYSYDTIIMDLDSPAPTPPSFKHLLGTDDQARDVLARLVYGYRVSLVFGILLTLFSVLIGVSLGAFQGYYGGLMDLVGQRLSEIWSAIPMLFLLIVISSAFNSNFWIILFLVLLFSWMGLSQVVRTEFLKARNMDYTKAARALGVNDLKIIFYHVLPNALVATITYVPFLMAASISTLVSLDFLGFGMPIGSASLGELVNQGKDNLTTPHLAIVAFVAISLLLSVLVFIGEGVRDAFNANMLK; encoded by the coding sequence TTGATCGTGAGCAGTTTGTTTAAAATGCGCATTCTTAGTTTTAAAAAGAATAAGCGGGCGGTGTTTTCGCTCTATCTTTTTATCGCTTTATTAGCGCTTTCTCTTTTAGCCCCCTTGTGGGTCAATGATCGCCCTTTATTCATCTATAAAGATAATAAGGCGTATTTCCCTATGTTTAAAAATTATGCGGAAGTGGAGTTTGGAGGCGATTTTTTCACCCCTACGGACTATAACGATCCTTATGTGAAAAACACGCTTTTAAAAGACGCTTTCATCATCCATGCGCTCATCCCCTATAGCTACGATACGATCATTATGGATTTAGACTCGCCTGCCCCCACTCCCCCAAGCTTCAAACACCTTTTAGGCACAGACGATCAAGCCAGAGATGTGTTAGCCAGACTGGTTTATGGCTATCGTGTTTCGTTAGTGTTTGGGATTTTACTCACCCTTTTTAGCGTTCTTATTGGTGTGAGTTTGGGAGCGTTTCAGGGGTATTATGGAGGGTTAATGGATTTAGTGGGGCAAAGGTTGAGCGAGATCTGGAGCGCGATCCCTATGCTTTTTTTACTCATTGTGATTTCTAGCGCGTTCAATTCTAATTTTTGGATCATCTTGTTTTTAGTCTTGCTCTTTAGCTGGATGGGGCTTTCTCAAGTCGTGCGCACGGAATTTTTAAAAGCAAGGAATATGGACTACACCAAAGCCGCTAGAGCGCTTGGGGTGAATGATTTAAAAATCATTTTCTACCATGTGTTACCCAACGCTTTAGTAGCGACGATCACTTATGTGCCGTTTTTAATGGCGGCTAGTATTTCTACTTTAGTGTCTTTGGATTTCTTGGGTTTTGGCATGCCCATAGGGAGCGCGAGTTTGGGCGAATTGGTCAATCAAGGCAAGGATAACCTCACCACGCCCCATTTAGCCATCGTTGCGTTTGTAGCCATTAGCTTGTTGCTTTCTGTTTTGGTGTTCATTGGCGAAGGGGTGCGCGATGCTTTCAACGCTAACATGCTCAAATAA
- the hopG gene encoding Hop family outer membrane protein HopG translates to MKNTNTKEIKNTRMKKGYSQYHALKKGLLKTALLFSLPLSMALAEDDGFYMGVGYQIGGAQQNINNKGSTLRNNVIDDFRQVGVGMAGGNGLLALATNTTMDALLGIGNQIVNTNTTVGNNNAELTQFKKILPQIEQRFETNKNAYSVQALQVYLSNVLYNLVNNSDNGSNNGVVPEYVGIIKVLYGSQNEFSLLATESVALLNALTRVSLDSNSVFLKGLLAQMQLFNDTSSAKLGQIAENLNKSGGAGSMLQSMLQKDVETISDRIATYQENLKQLGGMLNNYDEPYLPQFGPGKSSQHGVINGFGIQMGYKQFFGSKKNIGLRYYAFFDYGFTQLGSLSSAVKANIFTYGAGTDFLWNIFRRVFSDQSLNVGVFGGIQIAGNTWDSSLRGQIENSFKEYPTPTNFQFLFNLGLRAHFASTMHRRFLSASQSIQHGMEFGVKIPAINQRYLRANGADVDYRRLYAFYINYTIGF, encoded by the coding sequence ATGAAAAATACCAATACAAAAGAGATAAAGAATACAAGAATGAAAAAAGGTTATAGTCAATACCACGCGCTCAAAAAAGGGCTTTTAAAAACCGCTCTGCTTTTTAGCCTTCCTTTAAGCATGGCGTTAGCTGAAGACGATGGCTTTTATATGGGAGTGGGCTATCAAATCGGCGGCGCACAACAAAATATCAATAACAAAGGCAGCACCTTAAGGAATAATGTCATTGATGATTTCCGCCAAGTGGGCGTGGGTATGGCAGGGGGTAATGGGCTTTTAGCCTTAGCGACAAACACGACCATGGACGCTCTTTTAGGGATAGGCAATCAAATTGTCAATACTAATACAACTGTTGGCAACAACAACGCAGAATTAACCCAGTTTAAAAAAATACTCCCCCAAATTGAGCAACGCTTTGAAACGAATAAAAACGCTTATAGCGTTCAAGCCTTGCAAGTGTATTTGAGTAATGTGTTGTATAACTTGGTTAATAATAGTGATAATGGCAGCAATAATGGAGTCGTTCCTGAATACGTGGGGATTATAAAAGTTCTCTATGGTTCTCAAAATGAATTCAGTCTCTTAGCCACGGAAAGCGTGGCGCTTTTAAATGCGCTCACGAGAGTGAGTCTGGATAGCAATTCGGTGTTTTTAAAAGGGCTATTAGCCCAAATGCAGCTTTTTAATGACACTTCTTCAGCAAAGCTAGGCCAGATCGCAGAAAACTTGAATAAGAGCGGTGGTGCAGGATCGATGCTTCAATCAATGCTCCAAAAGGATGTGGAAACCATCTCGGATCGAATCGCTACTTACCAAGAGAATCTAAAACAGCTAGGAGGAATGCTGAATAATTACGATGAGCCCTACTTGCCCCAATTTGGGCCAGGCAAAAGCTCTCAGCATGGGGTTATTAATGGCTTTGGCATTCAAATGGGTTATAAGCAATTTTTTGGGAGCAAGAAGAATATAGGCTTACGGTATTACGCTTTCTTTGATTATGGCTTTACGCAATTGGGCAGTCTCAGCAGCGCTGTTAAGGCGAATATCTTTACTTATGGCGCTGGCACAGACTTTTTATGGAATATCTTTAGAAGGGTTTTTAGCGATCAGTCCTTGAATGTGGGGGTGTTTGGGGGCATTCAAATAGCGGGTAACACTTGGGATAGCTCTTTAAGAGGTCAAATTGAAAACTCGTTTAAAGAATACCCCACTCCCACGAATTTCCAATTTTTATTTAATTTGGGTTTAAGGGCTCATTTTGCCAGCACCATGCACCGCCGGTTTTTGAGTGCGTCTCAAAGCATTCAGCATGGGATGGAATTTGGCGTGAAAATCCCGGCTATCAATCAAAGGTATTTGAGAGCGAATGGGGCTGATGTGGATTACAGGCGTTTGTATGCGTTCTATATCAATTACACGATAGGTTTTTAG
- the purA gene encoding adenylosuccinate synthase, with protein MADVVVGIQWGDEGKGKIVDRIAKDYDFVVRYQGGHNAGHTIVHKGVKHSLHLMPSGVLYPQCKNIISSAVVVSVKDLCEEISAFEDLENRLFISDRAHVILPYHAKKDAFKEKSQNIGTTKKGIGPCYEDKMARSGIRMGDLLDDTILEEKLNAHFKAIEPFKEAYDLGENYEKDLREYFKTYAPKICPFIKDTTSMLIEANQKGEKILLEGAQGTLLDIDLGTYPFVTSSNTTSASACVSTGLNPKAINEVIGITKAYSTRVGNGPFPSEDATPMGDHLRTKGAEFGTTTKRPRRCGWLDLVALKYACALNGCTQLALMKLDVLDGIDAIKVCVAYERKGERLEAFPSDLKDCVPVYQTFKGWEKSVGVRKLENLEPNAREYIRFIEKEVGVKIGLISTSPEREDTIFL; from the coding sequence ATGGCAGATGTCGTTGTGGGAATCCAGTGGGGAGATGAGGGGAAAGGAAAAATTGTTGATAGGATCGCTAAAGATTATGACTTTGTGGTGCGCTATCAAGGCGGGCATAATGCCGGGCATACCATTGTGCATAAGGGGGTTAAGCATTCTTTGCATTTAATGCCCTCAGGGGTTTTATACCCCCAATGCAAGAACATCATTTCTAGCGCGGTGGTCGTGAGCGTTAAGGATTTGTGCGAAGAAATCAGCGCGTTTGAGGATTTAGAAAATCGTTTGTTTATCAGCGACAGAGCCCATGTGATCTTGCCCTATCATGCCAAAAAAGACGCTTTTAAAGAAAAGTCTCAAAACATCGGCACGACTAAAAAAGGCATAGGCCCTTGCTATGAGGATAAAATGGCCAGGAGCGGGATAAGAATGGGGGATTTATTAGACGATACCATATTAGAAGAAAAGCTAAACGCTCATTTCAAAGCCATTGAGCCTTTTAAAGAAGCGTATGATTTGGGCGAGAATTACGAAAAAGATTTGAGAGAGTATTTTAAAACTTACGCTCCAAAGATTTGCCCCTTTATCAAAGACACGACAAGCATGCTGATAGAAGCGAATCAAAAGGGTGAAAAAATCCTATTAGAAGGGGCGCAAGGCACGCTTTTAGACATTGATTTAGGGACTTACCCTTTTGTAACAAGCTCTAACACCACGAGCGCTAGCGCATGCGTGAGCACCGGCTTAAACCCTAAAGCGATCAATGAAGTGATAGGCATCACAAAAGCGTATTCTACTCGTGTGGGTAATGGGCCTTTCCCTAGCGAAGACGCTACACCCATGGGCGATCATTTAAGGACTAAGGGCGCGGAGTTTGGCACGACAACCAAGCGCCCAAGGCGTTGCGGGTGGCTGGATTTGGTGGCTTTAAAATACGCTTGCGCTTTGAATGGTTGCACGCAATTAGCTTTAATGAAATTAGATGTTTTAGACGGGATTGATGCGATTAAGGTGTGCGTGGCTTATGAAAGAAAGGGCGAAAGATTGGAGGCTTTCCCTAGCGATCTGAAAGATTGTGTGCCGGTCTATCAAACTTTTAAAGGTTGGGAAAAAAGCGTGGGCGTGAGAAAATTAGAGAATTTAGAGCCAAACGCTAGAGAGTATATCCGTTTTATTGAAAAAGAAGTGGGGGTGAAAATTGGCCTTATTTCTACAAGCCCTGAAAGAGAAGACACGATTTTTCTATGA
- the xseA gene encoding exodeoxyribonuclease VII large subunit yields the protein MDVLSVSEINAQIKALLETTFLQVRVQGEVSNLTIHKVSGHAYFSLKDSQSVIKCVLFKGNANRLKFALKEGQEVVVFGAISVYVPRGDYQINCFEIEPKDIGSLTLALEQLKEKLRLKGYFDEANKLPKPHFPKRVAVITSQNSAAWADMQKIASKRWPMCELVCINTLMQGEGCVQSVVESIAYADSFHDIKNAFDAIVMARGGGSMEDLYSFNDEKIADALYLAKTFSMSAIGHESDFLLSDLVADLRASTPSNAMEILLPNSDEWLQRLDGFKVKLHRSFKTLLHQKKAHLEHLAASLKRLSFENKHHLNALKLEKLKIALENKTLEFLRFKKTLLEKISIQALTSPFLQTKTERLNRLENALKLAHANLKLPQFGALVSKNNQAIELEALKRGDKIELNNEKARASAEILGVDRV from the coding sequence GTGGATGTATTGAGCGTGAGTGAAATCAATGCGCAGATCAAAGCCCTTTTAGAAACGACTTTTTTGCAAGTTAGGGTTCAAGGGGAAGTGAGTAATTTGACTATCCATAAGGTGAGCGGTCATGCGTATTTTTCGCTCAAAGACAGCCAGTCGGTTATTAAATGTGTGCTGTTTAAAGGGAACGCTAACAGGCTCAAATTCGCTTTAAAAGAAGGGCAGGAAGTGGTTGTTTTTGGGGCTATTAGCGTGTATGTTCCAAGGGGGGATTATCAAATCAATTGCTTTGAAATAGAGCCTAAAGACATAGGTTCATTAACCCTAGCTTTAGAGCAATTGAAAGAAAAATTACGCCTTAAAGGCTATTTTGATGAAGCCAATAAATTGCCCAAACCGCATTTTCCTAAACGAGTGGCAGTCATCACTTCTCAAAATTCAGCCGCTTGGGCGGACATGCAAAAGATCGCTTCCAAACGATGGCCGATGTGCGAATTGGTTTGCATCAATACTCTAATGCAAGGGGAGGGCTGCGTTCAAAGCGTGGTGGAGAGCATCGCTTATGCGGATAGTTTTCATGACATAAAAAACGCTTTTGATGCGATTGTAATGGCTAGGGGTGGGGGGAGCATGGAGGATTTGTATTCTTTCAATGATGAAAAAATCGCTGATGCTCTGTATTTGGCTAAAACTTTCAGCATGTCAGCTATTGGGCATGAGAGCGATTTTTTATTGAGCGATTTAGTGGCGGATTTAAGGGCTTCTACGCCTTCAAACGCGATGGAGATTTTGCTCCCTAATAGCGATGAATGGTTGCAAAGACTTGATGGGTTTAAGGTGAAATTGCACCGCTCTTTTAAAACTTTGCTCCATCAAAAAAAGGCGCATTTAGAGCATTTAGCGGCTTCTTTAAAACGATTGAGTTTTGAAAACAAGCACCATTTAAACGCTTTAAAGCTAGAGAAACTAAAAATCGCTCTAGAAAATAAAACCCTAGAATTTTTGCGCTTTAAAAAAACGCTTTTAGAAAAAATCTCTATTCAAGCATTGACAAGCCCTTTTTTACAAACTAAAACAGAACGCTTAAACAGGCTAGAAAACGCCCTCAAACTCGCTCATGCCAATTTGAAATTGCCCCAATTCGGGGCGTTGGTGAGCAAGAATAATCAAGCGATAGAATTAGAGGCATTAAAAAGGGGCGATAAAATTGAATTAAACAATGAAAAAGCCAGAGCGAGCGCTGAAATTTTGGGCGTGGATAGGGTGTAG
- the hopF gene encoding Hop family outer membrane protein HopF has product MKNHSFKKTIALSLLASMSLCNAEEDGAFFVIDYQTSLARQELKNPGFTQAQELKQLIRDGAVRLQTSAIPLSYYLDILGNKTATLLRESLKNNVQPSQPNAQPQNGPSNQALVNLEQSLGILGKLLDLSQQYANQGVIKPLVVDVGKEQIGITDSMLLVAQNIVLALGQVDLSKIQQNNNGQLYENIMKVMLLGAGGTNGAYNGVSVGDIATGMQNFSSQTGLIGANSTVSEINALIKSGISLDRETLRLGSFIEKNICSSASSCFSGSQLIYKKGLDRVINIINASLGQFEYSASSLYKISYIPNLFSLKDYQSASMNGFGAKMGYKQFFTHKKNVGLRYYGFLDYGYANFGDTNLKVGANLVTYGVGTDFLYNVYERSRRRERTAIGLFFGAQIAGQTWSTNVTNLLSGQRPDVKSSSFQFLFDLGVRTNFAKTNFNKHKLDQGIEFGVKIPVIAHKYFATQGSSASYMRNFSFYVGYSVGF; this is encoded by the coding sequence TTGAAAAACCACTCCTTTAAAAAAACGATCGCTCTTTCCTTACTAGCGAGCATGTCTTTGTGTAACGCTGAAGAAGATGGGGCGTTTTTTGTCATAGATTACCAGACGAGTTTGGCCAGACAGGAATTGAAAAATCCAGGCTTCACTCAAGCGCAAGAATTAAAGCAGTTAATCAGAGATGGGGCTGTGAGATTGCAAACTTCTGCCATTCCCTTATCCTACTACTTGGATATTTTAGGGAATAAAACAGCAACTCTTTTGCGTGAAAGCCTGAAAAACAATGTGCAACCATCACAGCCAAACGCGCAACCACAAAACGGACCATCAAACCAAGCCTTAGTCAATTTAGAGCAATCTCTAGGGATTTTAGGAAAACTACTAGATCTATCCCAACAATACGCTAATCAGGGTGTCATTAAGCCTTTGGTGGTGGATGTGGGGAAAGAACAAATCGGTATCACGGATAGCATGCTCTTAGTGGCTCAAAACATCGTTTTAGCTTTAGGGCAGGTGGATTTGAGCAAAATCCAACAAAACAATAACGGACAGCTATACGAAAACATCATGAAAGTCATGCTTTTAGGCGCGGGCGGGACTAATGGAGCGTATAATGGCGTGAGTGTGGGCGATATTGCCACAGGCATGCAAAATTTTTCTTCGCAAACGGGCTTGATAGGGGCTAATTCTACGGTTAGCGAGATCAACGCTTTGATTAAGAGCGGGATTTCTTTGGATCGTGAGACTTTGAGGTTGGGGAGTTTTATTGAAAAAAATATTTGTAGCAGTGCATCGTCTTGTTTTAGTGGGAGTCAGCTTATTTATAAGAAAGGGCTAGATAGAGTCATAAACATCATTAACGCGAGTTTAGGTCAGTTTGAATATTCGGCTAGTTCTCTTTATAAGATTTCTTATATCCCTAATCTCTTTTCGCTCAAAGATTATCAGTCAGCGAGCATGAATGGCTTTGGGGCTAAGATGGGCTATAAACAATTTTTCACCCATAAGAAAAATGTTGGCTTAAGGTATTATGGGTTTTTGGATTATGGCTATGCGAATTTTGGCGATACGAATTTAAAAGTGGGAGCGAATCTTGTTACTTATGGGGTAGGAACGGATTTTTTATACAATGTGTATGAACGCTCTAGAAGGAGGGAAAGGACTGCAATCGGTCTTTTCTTTGGCGCTCAAATTGCAGGGCAAACTTGGAGCACGAATGTAACGAACTTGTTGAGCGGGCAAAGGCCTGATGTCAAGTCCAGTTCGTTCCAATTCTTGTTTGATTTGGGCGTGCGCACCAACTTTGCAAAAACCAATTTCAATAAGCACAAGCTAGACCAAGGGATAGAATTTGGGGTGAAAATCCCTGTTATCGCTCATAAATATTTTGCAACCCAAGGCTCAAGCGCAAGCTATATGAGGAATTTTAGCTTCTATGTGGGCTATTCAGTCGGTTTTTAA